The Hevea brasiliensis isolate MT/VB/25A 57/8 chromosome 1, ASM3005281v1, whole genome shotgun sequence DNA segment catggcagcaaattctcagcagtttggaatgagaatggatcacacacctatgaaggttaataaggtaagtacatctaaccttgagaaacagattttttatttaacttctttggtgaggcaattggctgtagGGAAAATACAAACTATTAAGGTATGTGGGATTTGTTCGGATTCAGGTCATGCTACTGATATGTGTCCtgcgttacaagaggatgaatcaatgcaacatgctaatgcagtaggacattatggacagccacaacgcaggtatgatccctattcgaatacttataatccaggatggtgagatcatcccaatctgagttatgggaacCAACCGATGCAAAACCGATACCAgcagcaaagaccacaagtgaatcaaccacctccacctccgcctccctcaaatcaaggtatgtcacttgatgaaattattaagactttggctaacaatacccaacagtttcaacaggagaccagaaatagcattcaaaacatagagtggCAGATTGGTCAATTAGCTTtatctgtgagtaagctggaagctcaaggttctaaaaAGCTTCCATCACAGACAGTCATGAATCCCAAAAAAAATGCGAGTGATATAATGTTGcgaagtgggaaagaagttgataatcagactccacatgagccaatgaaaaagaagaagcaaggagaaaaagagtctgaatttgaggtaaatactgaacctaaactgaataaggttaataattttgttcttcctccattcccatgcaggttggctaagactaagaaagaagaacaagagaaagaaattttggagactttcaggaaggtagaggtgaatatacctttactggatgcgatcaaacaagtttccaagtatgctaaattccttaaagaattatgcactacaaagcgcaagttaaggaataatgagaagatcagtgtgggggaaattGTGTTAGCATTAATTCagcgaaaattaccccctaagtgtaaggatccggGTTCGTTTTTTATTCCCTgcaaaataggtgattctaaatttgaaagtgcaatggcagatttaggagtatctattaatgttatgtcaaattcagtttttcaaactttaaatttgggtcctttgaaagaaaccaatgtattattcagttagctgatcgttctaatgcttacccattgggagtagttgaggatgtgttggtgcagggtggaggattgatttttcatgcagatttttacattctggacatggaggatagtgttcccacatcaaattcagttttgattttgtttggaagacctttcctaaaaactgccaagacaaaaattgatgtggatgagggtaccttaactatggagtttgatggagagactgtcaattttaatatctttgattccatgaagtatcctgctgataatcattctgttttttctattgatgttgttgatacatttgtgcaggatgtttttaagttaagcatggaggatgagttagaaagaaaattacatttgcatgaattagaggaaattctcCTTAAAGCTTATGAAAATTCTAGGATCtgtaaagaaaagacaaaggcattccatgacaaactaaggaagcagtttgtgattgggcaaaaagttttattgtataattccatattgaagctaaTGCCAGGCAAGTTACATTCTCGTTGGAttagaccctttgttgttactaatgtgattcctcatggtgcagttgaaattcaaagtttaggaactaacaaagtgttcaaggtcaacggtcatgaactcaagctattttatgaggggtttcaagagcattcagtggattaaggagttttgacatgtcgagctaacgacgataaacaaaagcacttcttgggaggcaacccatgggtggcttgtaagccacaatcagatttattttctttctcttattttattttattttctcacattttttttctcttcttttgcatttgggctttacattggggacaatataAGTTTTAAGTGTCGGGGAGGAGAAATTTATTACTgcaatttctttttaattattaaaaaaataaaaaaaaatagaaaaaatagaaaaaatataaaaataaaaaaaaataaaatctgttctcataagcttgattcatgattctttaTTAATTCTCGGAGAGAAGtgttttgtccttgaaatgacttttctattttagattgaaattttgagattttaggcaaggtaatagtaactttaatgatggattttctctcttctccataccatatagcaattttttctgcataaatcatttaggtttgattaaatggtgaaatgattagttatgtgtgctttaaactaatgtcatgcatatttcataactttgtttaatctatcacgacactttataatatgtagatacaTAAATTGGGGGAgataaaaggttgaacttgaaaaattgctccgctattttagttaagcaaactaaccagggattttcatgaaccccatgtcaattctcaggccaaaagctagctaggatatgagcaaggtacttttctgaaggtgacgattgaaataaaaataaaataaaaaaaaaaagagtaactgtgacaagagagagtaccaatttcaaatattaaaaaaaaaaaatttatctcccctaagatttgcaaagagctataattgttgtgccttgataaattagccttgtgttttgtgtgtattgacttaaaattttatggaactttaattgtgtgagcttaattaatttcaaaccttttgttttgtgttgaaaaattattgatatattggtatggtgttgatagaATTTGTTGtcatggttattaccttacttgcctcttctttcaaatttttaatattttgttagagaatgttgtgattgggtgaagttaaggaacttctaagtggagttgattgagagtttaagtcatgcttgaggacaagcatggaataagtgtggggaaatttgataagtgcataatttataaattttactcccatcacatttagtgtttttagagtgtttttatgtttaattcagttagttaaaatatattatcatttaggcatatttttagatagttgtggaataattgtgttaaatggagaaattttcagcatttgacctttgctgtatttttcaagtgtttctaaagttgtgggtctccaaattgagtgttgtttaatccagtgaaaagctaagatagagcacttcaaatgataaagagcgaccaaagcccaaatcagtctccaaggttaacaaaatgagctatggatctattgcaaaagcctagATTTTATGTGTCatgaccagtttcagtatttattttatatctggagTTTCAGACGTCCAAATAAAGCAAGCTCaatcccaattgaaccttaagagccacctctacaacttctatgaagggctggacgtGAGATGAGGCTATCTTAATTgtgaaaaatggcaatgaagtcgtcactatgggctAGACATCTATCTAAACTAGTcccagtttttgggccataacttgggctgtagacctcggatttcGGCGAATTAgtacccattggaaagctaagaaatagggctacaactttcctgaagaggatAGAGGCAGATTCGGAAAGAAAGTCACTGAAAATCGGCCTTGATTCCAAAAACGTGAATGTAGGCTGAAAATCTGcctttttttgaatttcaaaaattttcctagtttggttcctatctttgggattaggttttttactataaatacgtctttgggcaaTAGTTAAAAGCATCCCAATTTAGACCTTTGTTCTCCATAGAACACCTTCGTTCTCTATTctttctttttagatttcttctttatctttctttattttttctgtaagccatgaacatgagtggctaagtttttaattcagttcaagggattcaagttcttatgtatgatttgtgagactaggttcttaatttaatttatgtctttttgaatatctattattttctgatttaattgtttttgatctgttgaatgatttgctaaaaagacctattagttaattgtttgatttgatcaattactagttcatcttcataatctgtaattgttgtgtaagattgaacatgattagcaattaggttttattgattatgatccaagttttcgataataacctaaggaaacaatagggtggattaaatgatttatgcttcataaattgttgttcagcttaactacttccttttcgtaaagcagttattaatttgatgaggattgtttaataccaactcagttaataattagagtcaataagagtgttgggctcgaattgatgagtatagggaagtcaggggtttacctcgctatttagtaaatctaagttaattattcaataagatataattgtatttcttttgtctatgatcaaatcaatgcattggaatgcgaattaccttggactgaagtttgtttaattggagagtttcttatttttaaatcttaattttggatttttaatttattctttGGATTATGAATtaaccccaccccccccccccaacctttgtttcttttccattacacaagcgcacgaaatttaataattcaatctcTAGAGTTCGACTTGGATTCACCACTTActgtagaaaatatttcatacttggtgatttcagttaatttaatttctggtagattcgacacccatcaagaTTGACATTGATGAAACCTTTCTTCAGGGCTTCACAAGCTGTGTCATGGTTTATTTGTTCCACCTATATGGTTTCAAAATTGAACCGCTCTATGTAATTTTAGAGGCTCTCCCTTTCTTTTTGTTGGATTTTTTTGTTGGTTAAAAGATAGTTTTTTGGGTTGGATGCAAGTGATAAATTTCTATTTGAAATCATTTGCTAGTTGGTTAAAGTTTTGGATGGAATTTGCTGAGAGGTGTCGATACCACTTTTGTGTTATACCGATTAGGGTGGATAGGAAGACCCTGCAGAGGATGAAATCATTAGCATTCAAGAGGTGCATGGTGGTTCAAAAGTTAGCAAGGTGACTGTGAGGATCAATCTTTCCATCATATTTGTCCAAACTTAGGAGTTCGAATTTTGCAGGGAATGGTTTAGCTAGAATTTCCTCTGCCTGACGGGAATAGTCTCCTACCCTAAAGTCATCTTCCTAGGCAATCTCTTTCTATACTTTTTCAACAACCTAAGCCAACCTCTATTCAAGACCTTTCTTGGCTAAATTGACTTTTGGATCCTCCCtatttctcctttttgaatcaaatTTTGGTCCTTCATTAACTCGAACTGCTGCACTATTTTTTGGGGTCCTAAAATTATCCAGTTGGATGGCCTAGGTTTTTTAGGCCTAAGTTTTCAGCTTCCAATTCTTTGATTCGTTGCAGTATATGTTCTGGTATGAGTTGCATCAAGGCATTATTTGCAACAATGGCACCATTGTTGGTACCATTATCCGTGGGCAGTGTTTCAACATTTGGTGGTTCAACTGGTGGATCTAATGCCATGGTTTGGTGGAGGTGACAACAATTACAAGAAAATTAATTGGTGGTTTTCCACAGACAACGCGCCAATAATATTGTTATAAGAATCTCCACAGGTATAGATCCACTGAACAAAAAAGCACTGGGTGGGTTAGTTAACTACCTCTCCGATGTCTAAATCAGCATTGAGAATTTAGAGAATGAGAGTAAGGGTTggattttgtgtgtgtgtgtgtgtgtgtgtgtgtgtatatatatatatatatatatatatatatatatatatatattcttgctAAGCAAATCCTGTACCAATTTCtgtcttaaaaaaaaaatctcttagaAAAAGAGATTCATGGTGCCAGTATCATATCTGAATCAACCTGCAATTAAAAATCTACTCAATCAAAGAAGAGACATACATGTCCTTACGGTTAGAAAAATAGGGTTTTTTCCCATTGTGAAAATCTTACTTTTTCGACAAGTAAATTCATTATTTGAGGCTATGCAAGTATTTTATTGCTTCCCTTCTCAATCTGTTCTCTCTCATGGCCAATTAATCACTACTCAATATGAGTTTGTAGTCCTTACATGCATATTCCAGCACCCTTTCCTTTAGGAAAAGACAAATTGGATATTTCAGCTTCAGCATCTTTATAGGAATTACAACTCAAATTGGGAGCTTCATCCGTACTGTTTCAGTACCCTATATTTCCTTGCATACAGGATCAAATCCTAATTGACCAAGAAGAACCTTCTCATCAGTGACATGCTGCCTATTAGTGACCCCTTTTGTTTCCTCTCCTTGAGCAAAACACAATTCCAATGCATCTTTATAAGTAAAGGCTGCAACATTTTCCATTTCAGtttcattatttaaaaaattgacgGATCAAATTTCGGAGAAGGTCAGATATCAAGTTATGTCATGTATTAGTCTTTCCAGCTGTGCAACACTAGTAGCTACTACTTCTGATAAGATTAATTGGTATCTCTTTGAACAGATTGAGACACCGATAGTACCGGATGTCTCATACGGTCACTAGCACGTAACATATCATCATATGAACTGATGACTTGTTTATCTTTTTTGTGTCTGTTAGTGAAGGGGTTCTATAGACATGGTGTTGGTGCTGAATGCTGAAGGTCaatgaattcatttggtcatGAACTTCCACTAGCATGCGTCATGGTGATGAGCTGAATTTGATCCGCATATTAGTTCTTTATCATTTGATCTTTAATTTGAATGGACTGGCAAGCATATGTCATCATACAATGCTTTCAATTGTTAAGTGGTAGGCCAAATTGAATTGCAGCAGAGAAAAAAAAGGGTCTTGAATCTATCTTAATCTTCAAATTAGTTGGGAGGCAACCATGTGATTGTTTATGAAATATATCTCTGGGGACCACATTGCAATTTCCACCCAGTCGATTTGAGTGTATGGCTAAAGTTTTTGCCTTATATATAAGTGATTAGCAAGGACAGCAATCCAGtgcaaaatttttctttgatttccgaatttccaaattcaaacaatctaATCTTGATCAAGAATTTGATAATGGGTATTCGATTGCCAAGTATTGTGAATGCTAAACAATTTGTGAGGCGGATTCTCCTATCACAGGAAAGTTCTGCTGATGTTCCTAAACGCCACTTTGCTGTCTATGTTGGAGAAACTCAAAAGAAGAGAATTCCAATATCGTACTTGAAGAATCCTTCCTTTCAGAACCTGCTGAGTCAAGCTCAAGAAGAGTTTGGATTCAATCATCCTATGTGTGGTCTCACAATCCCATGCAGTAAACAAGTCTTCACTGATCTCATTTTCAGCTTGTAGACATCTTCAGAGATAATAAATTGATTATCATACCCATAGGACTAATTTTCTCTAACTTATTAACCTATGTACCATATTTGGATTGAGAAATGAGAGTAAATATATTCCATTCTTTTATTGTTAACATCATTTGTGTATCATATTTATGCAAAATCAATTTCAAGCCAAAATATCTTCAGCTTGTATCCATTTTTCTCCTCCTTTGTCTTGAGTTCTGCTTTCATGGTGGTCTTGTACATGTAATTGCCAGGATGTTCTGTAGATAATCTAAAGATGGAAAAAATATACATATTGCAGTTACTTAAATCTGTTACTGAACTAGCAAAACCCAAATGTTCCATTACTTGTTTAATTTGCAGTAAAGTTGAACCTTAAAAACAAAAAAAGCTCTTCATTGAATATTCTAATCTCTTAATgtcttaaatatatattaaaactaGTCATTTTTCTCCCGTattatacaaattatttattatattattttaataatgtaatttaatatttatttttttatattttatattttaaaaatcatactaaaaaattttttaaataataaaattcttaattaattgcCATTTTATTTTAAcgtcaataaataattttttaatagcaCTGATATAACTTTCTATTTAATAAAACATGTAAAAATATATACatttagttttaaatttctgaaatAAGATGAGtagattattttatattatttttatattacaccattaaaaataaaaagtacttaaatttattataaataaaggcAAAACCTAGAgattttaaagtatatatatatatataagtagagtTTTATAATGATCGAAAttgtaaaattaagaattttaaaattctaaattGATAGTAAAATGAATTTTAGACAATTATTATTTGTTTGTATGAGATAAGATTTTAGTAGttaaaatttgaatatatttatataaaaaataataatttttagtgTTATAagctattttttaaataaaaataaaaaaaaattaagataaaaaaaGGCTATGCCAAATGACAATTTTTTAAGTTAGTATACTGAGTTAGGTGGTTTACTCTTGTGAAGTCATTTTTAAGGTTCAACTTCAATATATATGTAGATATGTATTTTTGGTTTCTTATATTTGcataatcatattataaaatgttgttaatgataaaatttttatttaattataattgtatttcaaatgttaataaatatataagttgattaatagattgttttttaaattacttaacatataccaataaaatgataaataaagtaaaaaaaaaaaaaaaaaagaaacacatTTATGTTATATGACGATTTTTTATGTATGATTATGAAAATTCTTAGACATTAAATATAAGAaaagtatttaaaattattttaaattttataaataatttgtattgaataattatttaaatatatattaaaataatttttttagaaaataattaatccttttttaatctaactgaaaatttaactaaaaaattattttagatgtataatatgattaaaagaattttatgatatctaaaattataaatttaaaaattttaaaattctcaaAAGATGTAGTAAAagtaattttgaataattattatattttcgtatgatataaaattttagtagttgaatatttaaataaaaaagttgatatttaatatgataagttaattttttatataaaaataaaaatgagacttACGTCACATGACAATTTTTTAAGCATCTTATTAAGATAATAGGCACAATTTTAATTATAAAGACAAATAAAGGCTCAGCTTTATTATAAACTAGCATGTATCCGCGCAAGTTATGCAATTTGTATACCAATATATATTAGTTTAGTAATATTTTGTTTAAATCAATGactgaattaaaattttgaaatggtGGCTCTAGTGAGTAATCTTAATATTGAGAATCaacatttttattatatttttaattgtttatatttattaattttacacaattatttaattaaataattttcattattatttgaaaaattaa contains these protein-coding regions:
- the LOC110641045 gene encoding auxin-induced protein 15A-like — its product is MGIRLPSIVNAKQFVRRILLSQESSADVPKRHFAVYVGETQKKRIPISYLKNPSFQNLLSQAQEEFGFNHPMCGLTIPCSKQVFTDLIFSL